The DNA region CTGCTCGTGCTTTGCAGAAAGTAATGCGCCGCTCGCAGCACGCCCGCAAGGAGACAGAGTTTTTACGACTGAAGAGGACACGACTCGGCTTGGATGACTTTGAGTCCCTTAAGGTTATCGGGCGAGGTGCTTTTGGAGAGGtacaggaaaagaaaagcctCAAAGCTGAAGGCCTTGTGAAGTTAATTAGAGAATTTGACTGCTAGAAATTTtgcttttggtgttttttttacattctttaAAAACTGTGGCGTCGTCTCCTTCAGGTCCGCCTGGTGCAGAAAAAAGACACAGGCCACATTTACGCCATGAAGATTTTGAGAAAAGCCGACATGCTGGAGAAAGAACAGGTAAAGTATTGATCactgaaactgctgctgctgcgttcaCGCTGTGTGTATTCTAAGTGTCCTCGGTTGTCTGCCGTCTCCCTGCAGGTTGCTCATATCCGGGCAGAGAGGGATATTCTGGTGGAGGCAGACGGCGCCTGGGTGGTCAAGATGTTCTACAGCTTCCAGGACAAGAGGAACCTCTACCTCATCATGGAGTTCCTGCCTGGAGGTAGCTTAAAATTCATTTGATTGATCCTAacatttggtgtgtgttttacatgtgGATCGATTTCCAAAGCTTTCAGTGTGCTTTTGCAGATATTGAGATGAAAATCTGTTCTGATCTCTGACCTCGTTGCCAGGCGACATGATGACCCTGCTGATGAAGAAGGACACTCTGTCTGAAGAGGCCACCCAGTTCTACATCGCAGAGACGGTTCTGGCCATCGACTCCATCCACCAGCTGGGCTTCATCCACAGAGACATCAAACCAGACAACCTGCTGCTGGACTCCAGGGTgagactcacagacagacagacagacagacagtagaGCATGCAGCGTGCTGGGCGAGGACAACTTATCAAATGCTTATGTGCTCACAGGGACATGTGAAACTGTCAGATTTTGGCCTGTGTACGGGACTGAAGAAGGCTCATCGCACAGAATTTTACAGGAACCTGACGCACAACCCACCCAGTGATTTCTGTGAGTTCCAAACCCAAAATGCATTTGCAGAGAGATCACTTTGGTAGAACATGGGCTGAAGCTATTGAAGTAATCCTCGCTGTCACTTTCCTTTGTCTTGCAGCCTTTCAAAACATGAACTCCAAGAGGAAAGCAGAAACCTGGAAGAAGAACCGGAGGCAGCTGGTAAGGTTTTGGTATTTCTCTGAATGTGCAATGGCTGCaacatgcagaagaagaaatgaaaacgTAGGTTCAAAGTAGcctcctgcagtctgcagcctctTAAATCCTGACTAACATAACTTCATGAATGGAGCGTGTTTGATGTGCAAGTTTATTGTTTGACTTTATTTTGACTCCAAcccacagctctctctctctctctctctctctctctctctctctctctctgtgactctcAGGCTTATTCTACTGTAGGAACACCAGACTACATTGCCCCTGAAGTCTTCATGCAGACAGGATACAACAAGCTGTGTGACTGGTGGTCTCTGGGTGTCATCATGTATGAAATGCTCATCGGTAAGACGGGCACAGAgatgctgtatttttttatcAAGTCCACAAACAGCGCTTTCTAAAATGCCCTTTGGCTGCATTCAGGTTATCCACCCTTCTGCTCGGAGACGCCGCAGGAGACGTACAGGAAGGTGATGAACTGGAAGGAGACCCTCGTCTTCCCACCTGAAGTCCCCATCTCAGAGAGGGCCAAAGACTTGATATTAAGGTATGTAAAGATACATTTTTATTCCAGTTCATTCATCATGGTGTGGACGGTGAATAATTGTCCAAGTGATGTATGCATAAAGGTTGATCAGACATCTctgaggctgctgtttgtgtgtttcaggtatTGCACTGATGCTGAGAACAGGATTGGAGCTGTGAGTGTGGAGGAGATCAAGAGCCATCAGTTTTTTGAGTCGGTGGACTGGGAGCACATCAGGTACATGAAGCACGAAGCCCTTTATAAACACAGACCTGTAACATTTCCATAATGTGACTCAAGTGCTGTCAGATTAATGTGAAggccacagcagcacagcccTGAAATACATTTCGTCAGTGTCATCAGCTACACTCAGAGAAAATCAGTTTGCTAAAGTATGAATCACTGCGAATGACCTGATTTTACATTGGTGCAGACATTTTTCTTATGTCgctgaagtgtttttaaagagCAGCTAAACACCTCCTGAAAACCATGCCtctgctgacctccagtggtttaaCTTCTCAACTAGTGATGGTTGAGTGCACCCCAGAGCTCAGTGACATCACCTTTGGGCATGATTTCAAGCTGGTGTTAAGTTAACTCCATCTCCATCTTTATATTTTCAGCTTCCATCTGTGCCAAAACATGgctgaataaatgaatatctGGCATGCTGTAGCGTGCAAAATTAGCATGCTCCAAAGGTTTAAAGTCTACCTGTAATGCAGCCTGTGAGAGCAGAAAACACTTTAAACTCCCCACTGGACAAAACTGCTCCCTCTCACACACCAGGCTGCAAATCCTGCAGGAGCACAATGTCCCGTCCTTTCAGAGTAAAGGAACATTTGTACGACTGAAGGACAAAAAGCCCTTACTTTAACACATAGATGAAGCCAGCAATGTTACGCTCATGAAAGGTAACTTTCAGGAAATGCCATTCTGTAGCTTAAACACAAAGGCGCCTTATTCCTGTCTTCTACTTTCGTCCACAATCCTCTCTGTCTTACCTCCACAGGGAGCGGCCAGCAGCCATCTCCATTGAAATCAAGAGCATCGACGACACCTCAAACTTTGACGACTTCCCTGAATCGGACATCCTTCAGCCAGGTTCGTCTTAGGAATCATTCTGccagctgtgctgcaggaaaatCCTGAAATATGAGCGTGACCATATGTGAATCACgatctgctttgtgtttatACAGCCAGCGCAACGGAGCCGGACTTCAAATCGAAGGACTGGGTGTTCCTCAACTACACGTACAAACGCTTTGAGGGTCTGACTCAGAGAGGCACCATCCCCACATACATGAAGGCGGGGAAGGCCTGACACTCTGCGacgcagagagaaaacagacgTTTACGGACACAGGGTCGGGCCGCGGAGCCCCGCTGGTGCTGAAGGCTGCGCCGTCAGCCTCTCAGTATAAATTTAATCCTCATCACAAGTTATTTAGGTCTGCTCAGCCGCCGCAAGAACCGCCAAGAGCTCGGAAATTAAGGAGCGTTACCGCATTACCTCGGTTGTTTATATCGTATACACGTGCCGTCTTTAGCCATAGCTCTCAGGCCAGCTCACTAACTAGGACACTAAATCAGCATATCTGCATGTTCGGCGGCGTTTTGCTTCTGGAGTGGATATTTTTTACTGCCTAAAGGCGACAGTGGGAATGAGGATGGAATACAAATCACTGCTTCGACATCTTCACAGCGATAGTTTCTACACTGGTGGCTGAATTAGCTCTGATGCAAACTGAAGACAAGCTCTGCACACTGTAGTCAAACTCTGAATGATCTGTGAGGAAGAACAGGTACCGCTCATACGCTCTCCCTGtactgttctgctctgttcttaGATTCAAAGGAGGGTCCCAGCATGGTTTCCAGGGTTTTGGCTCACTTTCTGCTTTATACTGAAGAGCAACTTCCTTTAAGAAAGATGGCGTTCTGTCGGCTCCACTGGGTTGCGTCTAGCAGGAAGTGGAGCCCGGTGCAACCTCaaacttcagctgctttttatGTCAGAAGAGATGACGACTGGAGACTGTGGTGGTGCAAGTTCTTGGTAGCAAAATGCGAGTAGATCCCAACGCAAGCACAGTTAGCATCCCAACTGTATGAGGCAATGGAAGGAATGTTTACATGACCACATCGTATGCACATGCCTGTCTAGCAGTGTAGCTCTGTCAGCCCACCACTAAGGTCCAGCATGAAATCTcacaacagctgctggatggattACCACCAAATTCATTACACATTCATGCTCCCTCAGGGTGAATtgtaatgtttttcattaagcgccatcatcaggtcaaaatgaaatactttggtttatgactaaatacctCCAAAGCaaatggcattcccatcagcctcagctgcccTTTGTGTTTCGTGCTAATTAGTGAAcggcagcatgctaacatgctaatctaagatggtgaacatggtaaacatgaAACCTGGTAAACATCATGTTAGCATCGTCTGTGGATGTTAATATGTtgatgttagcagttagcttaaAGCACTACGGTGTCTTCTGTACATTTATATAACGAAGTGTTGAGGGAATTCTTTGAAAAGCTTTTACCAGAATAGTGGTGTGATTGTGCTTTGCCTTTTATTCACAGCGATGGAGAGAATTCAGGGACAATTAGCTGTTGAGGGATAGAAAATATGCAACAAATGAGCTGAAATTCAGATCATGCTGGAATCCTCCTTGAGCCCTCGCGGCGTCGAGACACAGCGCGACTTTGTGTCAGCTCTGTGGGCAGCTCTTCCTGTGGCATCGCCTCAGCGCTGCCGCCTTTCTCACAGAGGAACGACTTGTTGCCAGGAAACATGTGAATGCAGTTTACCCTGTGCTTGACATCCGTTACTGTGGAGCGTTGCCTGTTCACTCACGCCAAACAAAGTGCAGAGTGTGTCACTTCCCTTTAGAGCCAGTTGTTTTGTTCACATCAGCGCTGCAGTAATTGATATTTCCCCCTGATTATAATTCTAATGAGCCCGAGGTCGATCACCATTCACAGGTGGACAAAACATACAAAGTGCCTTGAAAGAGCTGATAAATGTGAGTGATTATCTGAGATTAATCAGAAGGTatctgtggggggaaaaaacaagcGAGTTAGCAAGGAAAGGGAAAGCCTTTCGTGAGAAGGCAACAATTGAAAGCTCTGGTGTGTCATATTTAGTATGTCTGCAGAGTGATAAAAAGTGAAGTGATACAGGTGATAAAACCCGCGAAACAAAGGCAGTATAGAAAAATGGGTAGACTATAAAACAAGAGGCTCGTAAAACACAGTGTGTCCTGGCAAACACGAGGACAGAGTGTCTTTGTTTCTCAAGTAAAGGTGACACTGAAAGAGTTATGAGAAACTGAATAAGAACAGATAAACATGGTGGGTATATTCACTGAGAcctgtgtgctttttgtctCCGTTCATTTTCAGTTGAGTGTCCACTGGATGTATTTAAGGTTATTTCTTTCTCCATAAAAAGCTGATCCCAGGCCCGTCTTTCCCATCGCGTCTGCTCAGAGCTGCGACTAGACGACGCGAAAAGTAGCTACCAAAGAACGTCGTGATCTGAACACGTTCAGATGCAGCGGTCGCTTGCTGCACCGAACTCAAAGCTACCTGTAAAGAACACCTTTCCAAGAGAGCTGACCTTGGTTTGGGAATAATTTCTATTTCTACACTTGTCCAAAAAAATGAGcgtgcagagacagacgtgtCTG from Chaetodon trifascialis isolate fChaTrf1 chromosome 22, fChaTrf1.hap1, whole genome shotgun sequence includes:
- the LOC139350819 gene encoding serine/threonine-protein kinase 38-like produces the protein MAMTGGTAAALPMSNHTRERVTVAKLTLENFYSTLLTQHEEREMRQKKLEKAMDEEGLPDEEKVMRRSQHARKETEFLRLKRTRLGLDDFESLKVIGRGAFGEVRLVQKKDTGHIYAMKILRKADMLEKEQVAHIRAERDILVEADGAWVVKMFYSFQDKRNLYLIMEFLPGGDMMTLLMKKDTLSEEATQFYIAETVLAIDSIHQLGFIHRDIKPDNLLLDSRGHVKLSDFGLCTGLKKAHRTEFYRNLTHNPPSDFSFQNMNSKRKAETWKKNRRQLAYSTVGTPDYIAPEVFMQTGYNKLCDWWSLGVIMYEMLIGYPPFCSETPQETYRKVMNWKETLVFPPEVPISERAKDLILRYCTDAENRIGAVSVEEIKSHQFFESVDWEHIRERPAAISIEIKSIDDTSNFDDFPESDILQPASATEPDFKSKDWVFLNYTYKRFEGLTQRGTIPTYMKAGKA